One Chitinispirillales bacterium genomic region harbors:
- a CDS encoding L,D-transpeptidase family protein, giving the protein MYNLLYYIALLKKKIENLFLTYMKKQSIRSAYRGRFYIHPFFILFFTVFAAVVLGIVFISKILSENEKDKFLHVAQVNAELMSDTVYSDAGVDTVSADRFLEPFPIVEGMQNMKYIIVVDKFYKAMYILKQGRKKWGVIKTYPIAMGSSDGRKQREGDKKTPEGLYFVVEKKVEQELNEIYGPHAFVLNYPNKRDITEGRGGSGIWIHGASENTVPAESRGCLSMHNLYIKDLNGIIGDGLLTPVFIVNENFSDFRSMINLEEVWKERVEVAEEFGIDEFGKKTNKANVRKLPDVEIVPITLNAGQQVSVNTRQPTETELEVGRFVNDWAIAWGSKNIQIYQSFYDTQNFIGDGQRWNDWRARKVGTFALYDSIFVTLDRIKVVFSSDVAASVEFVQRYRTERSSVVSVKLLNVVKTDNGWKIISESVKR; this is encoded by the coding sequence ATGTATAATCTACTCTACTATATTGCGTTATTAAAGAAAAAAATTGAAAATCTGTTTTTGACTTATATGAAAAAACAATCCATACGAAGTGCGTATAGGGGGCGGTTTTACATTCATCCTTTTTTTATTCTGTTTTTCACGGTTTTTGCGGCGGTTGTTTTAGGAATTGTTTTTATTTCAAAAATTCTTTCGGAAAATGAAAAAGATAAGTTTTTGCATGTCGCACAGGTAAACGCCGAACTTATGTCTGATACGGTTTATTCGGACGCCGGCGTCGATACCGTTTCAGCCGACAGATTTTTGGAGCCGTTCCCGATTGTCGAAGGAATGCAAAATATGAAATATATAATTGTTGTCGATAAATTTTACAAGGCGATGTATATTCTGAAACAAGGCAGGAAAAAGTGGGGCGTTATTAAAACGTATCCGATAGCTATGGGTTCAAGTGACGGCAGAAAACAGCGTGAAGGAGATAAAAAGACTCCCGAAGGGTTATATTTTGTAGTAGAGAAAAAGGTAGAACAGGAACTTAACGAAATTTATGGACCTCACGCGTTTGTATTGAATTATCCGAATAAGCGCGATATAACGGAAGGGCGGGGCGGAAGCGGGATTTGGATACACGGCGCGTCTGAAAATACTGTTCCGGCGGAATCGCGCGGCTGCCTGTCAATGCACAATTTGTACATCAAAGACTTGAACGGCATTATAGGCGACGGATTGCTTACGCCTGTTTTTATCGTGAACGAGAACTTCTCCGATTTTCGAAGCATGATAAATCTTGAAGAAGTCTGGAAAGAGAGAGTGGAAGTCGCCGAAGAATTCGGAATTGACGAGTTCGGCAAAAAGACTAATAAGGCGAATGTACGCAAACTTCCTGATGTAGAAATAGTTCCTATTACGTTAAATGCCGGACAGCAGGTTTCCGTAAATACAAGGCAACCGACGGAAACCGAGTTGGAAGTCGGTCGGTTTGTAAACGATTGGGCAATCGCTTGGGGGAGTAAAAATATTCAGATATACCAGTCGTTTTATGATACGCAAAATTTTATTGGAGACGGACAGCGTTGGAATGATTGGAGAGCGAGGAAAGTCGGAACTTTCGCTTTATATGACAGTATTTTCGTTACACTTGATAGAATTAAAGTAGTTTTTTCATCGGATGTTGCGGCTTCGGTTGAATTTGTTCAGCGGTACAGAACAGAAAGATCGTCTGTTGTCAGCGTTAAACTTTTGAATGTGGTTAAAACTGACAACGGTTGGAAAATAATAAGCGAGTCGGTAAAAAGATAA